One genomic segment of Catalinimonas alkaloidigena includes these proteins:
- a CDS encoding RagB/SusD family nutrient uptake outer membrane protein, translated as MKNIYKTFLLSLSLVFNFACEDVIIEDPVSLATADGYYNSAQGIEDGLRAAYTPLRRFYGRQEGFFLTVTGTDIFTNGFGGVANAPDINNYSANLLGTNGMITTVWNQFYIGINQANTVVNRTPEVSEISETQKARIIGEARFIRALYYFHLVQQFGPVHFSLEETVGVETEANRTDVGTIYQEGIVPDLQYAVDNLPVEAFEYGRINKAAAEALLARVHLTLGNWSEAETLASKVINEYDFELVTPYAELWDIGNDVNSEIVWSIQYTGDPLTNDGGNWGHLFFIFDYTFNPAMTRNVIYGRPWQRFLPTNYLLKLYDRSMDARWDGSFRTAWLADKSAEINGHVVNPGDTAIKIVMYPVPDEVQETAPYWLFDFNDNWIGDITAPWEIGTNQRRNYPSLLKYMDPLRTSVNATDGRRDFPVIRLAEMYLIAAEAAWRQNKNQVAADYINVIRSRAAIPGKEAEMQVSASDIDLAFILDERARELVGEKHRWYDLKRTGTLLERVREYNLDAAPNIQEMHLVRPIPQTQIDRVSNPGDFSQNEGY; from the coding sequence ATGAAAAATATATATAAAACATTTCTGCTTAGCCTGTCACTGGTTTTTAATTTTGCCTGTGAAGATGTGATAATAGAAGACCCGGTAAGCCTTGCGACAGCTGATGGGTATTACAACAGTGCTCAGGGAATAGAAGATGGACTTAGGGCAGCCTATACGCCTTTAAGAAGGTTCTACGGAAGACAGGAAGGCTTTTTCCTCACTGTCACTGGCACCGATATCTTTACCAACGGTTTTGGGGGCGTAGCCAATGCTCCTGATATCAATAATTATTCTGCCAATCTGTTAGGTACCAATGGCATGATTACTACCGTTTGGAATCAGTTTTATATTGGTATTAATCAAGCCAATACAGTGGTAAATAGAACTCCGGAGGTAAGCGAAATAAGTGAAACACAAAAAGCAAGGATCATAGGTGAAGCCCGTTTTATTCGCGCTTTATACTACTTCCATTTGGTGCAGCAGTTTGGCCCGGTACACTTTAGCCTGGAAGAAACCGTAGGGGTAGAGACCGAAGCCAACCGCACGGATGTAGGCACGATTTATCAGGAAGGTATCGTACCTGACCTCCAATACGCTGTGGACAATCTGCCGGTGGAGGCCTTTGAATACGGAAGAATTAACAAAGCCGCTGCGGAAGCCCTGTTAGCAAGAGTCCATCTTACGCTAGGAAACTGGTCTGAAGCAGAAACGCTGGCCAGCAAAGTGATCAATGAATATGATTTTGAACTGGTAACTCCCTACGCAGAGCTTTGGGACATAGGCAATGATGTCAACAGTGAAATTGTCTGGTCTATTCAGTACACCGGTGACCCACTCACCAATGACGGGGGTAACTGGGGACACCTTTTCTTTATATTTGATTATACCTTTAATCCTGCCATGACCAGGAACGTAATATATGGTAGACCCTGGCAAAGATTCTTACCCACGAATTATCTGCTCAAATTATACGATCGCTCTATGGATGCCCGCTGGGATGGCTCGTTCAGGACAGCCTGGCTCGCAGACAAGTCAGCAGAGATCAATGGTCATGTGGTGAACCCCGGCGATACTGCTATCAAAATCGTTATGTACCCTGTACCCGACGAAGTACAAGAGACAGCTCCTTACTGGCTGTTTGATTTCAATGACAACTGGATAGGAGATATTACCGCTCCCTGGGAAATTGGTACAAACCAGAGGAGAAATTACCCTTCTTTGCTCAAGTACATGGACCCCTTAAGAACCAGTGTCAATGCCACTGACGGTCGTAGAGATTTTCCTGTGATCAGGCTGGCTGAGATGTATCTGATCGCTGCCGAAGCAGCCTGGAGGCAAAATAAAAACCAGGTCGCCGCTGATTATATCAACGTGATCAGAAGCAGGGCCGCTATTCCAGGCAAAGAAGCAGAGATGCAAGTGTCAGCCAGTGATATAGACCTTGCCTTTATTCTTGACGAAAGAGCAAGGGAGCTTGTAGGGGAAAAGCACCGCTGGTACGATCTCAAGCGTACCGGAACTTTGCTGGAAAGGGTGAGAGAGTACAACCTGGATGCCGCGCCCAACATACAGGAAATGCATCTGGTAAGGCCTATTCCGCAAACCCAGATTGACAGGGTAAGCAATCCCGGCGATTTTTCACAGAATGAAGGATATTGA